GGCGACGCTGTTCCGCCATGGCGAGGCGGCCCGGATGCGGCGGGCGGCGCGCGACAACGACGCCAACCGCGCGCTGCTGCTGGCGATCACGGCCGCGACGATGATCGTCATCCTGGTTGCGGTGGCGGGCGAACTGAAGGGGCGCAACGATGCCGCCGCCATCGCGCTGGTGATCGCCACGCTGGTGCTCGCCTGGCTGTTTTCCAATATGGTCTATGCGCTGCATTATGCGCATCTGTTCTATCTGGCGAACGACGACGGCAAGGATGCGGGCGGGCTGGAATTTCCCAATTGCGACCAGCCCGACTATTGGGACTTCCTGTATTTCAGCGCGACGTTGGGCATGACGTTCCAGACGTCGGACGTGTCGATCACCGACCGCCGGATCCGCCGCGTGGTGCTTGGCCACAGCCTGGCCGCCTTCGTCTTCAACCTTGGCGTGCTTGCATTCACGATCAACGTGTTGGGTGGCGGCTAAAGGGGTGGACGGCTGACCTTTCCGAAGCTTACACCGGCGGGATCGTTTATTGCCGAAGGCCCGTCATGATCCGCACGCCCGCCGCCGCATTCCTCCTCGCCTCCGTCGCCATGCCGGCACTCGCGCAGGTTCCCGCCGGGAACAGCGCGCCGCAACCGGTGCCGTTCGTCGACACCATTCCGGCGGCGCGGGACATTCCCTATCCCGGCACGCTGAAGCTGGACGTGGACGCGACCGATACGG
The sequence above is a segment of the Sphingomonas insulae genome. Coding sequences within it:
- a CDS encoding DUF1345 domain-containing protein, whose product is MTASQRYWGIGSRIAPPRFALFAALFAGGLAGFIPALGAGRGTMAAFDLAAAVFLASLATLFRHGEAARMRRAARDNDANRALLLAITAATMIVILVAVAGELKGRNDAAAIALVIATLVLAWLFSNMVYALHYAHLFYLANDDGKDAGGLEFPNCDQPDYWDFLYFSATLGMTFQTSDVSITDRRIRRVVLGHSLAAFVFNLGVLAFTINVLGGG